The Gossypium hirsutum isolate 1008001.06 chromosome D03, Gossypium_hirsutum_v2.1, whole genome shotgun sequence genomic interval tgtattaATCAATATTtctgtttaaaatatatttaaaaaattagtagTGAGGTTAACTCTTAAAATAGTAGTGAggttaacttaaaaaaaaagactaaatttagcttaaaaaataaggactaaattgataatatataaatattaaaggctAAATAtcacattataaaaaaaaaggaaagctgGATAGTTTCTTGAACAATCCATATTTGGTTTGCATGAAGGGTTCCAACATTGAACAGTGTTAGCTTACTATAATTAGAAGAAAGTGCAATATGGTTGATAACCTGCCATTTTCAATTCACTCCTTATCTGCCTCCTTTAATatctacaatatatatatatatctgctcTGCAACTCAATGCCCTTTACTCTTTTGAGcttgcttttctttttccctttttttgacACAAAAAACTACCTGTTGTAATCTCTTCCACAGCTTTCTCACTGACCCAACTTTTTTACAGTGAAGATATGGTAAAAATGGCTTAAGTAATGGAGGAACCAATGTAGGATCTCTTCTCCATGGTGGTGTTTTGGAGGGTCCTCTTTTAAGACCTTTCTTGCAATCATGGGGTGATGGCATTAACCAATAACATTGCATGTACATTATGAGGTTTGGAATGTTTAAAAGACAAGTTACCCCTCAAAGATGATTTGATGTGTAAAAAAAGAGGGGGGGGTGGGGGGGAACAAACCAAAGCTTAGAAAAAGACTTCCACTTCTTCCATGGTGGGACAATCTAATCTCCCCCAAAGACAAAAAACAGGAGATTTGTAAGATAAGATGGAAACAGTTAGAAGTGGTTCTCCAGCTAGAATGGTCTGGTCTTCGGTGTCCTTCTGAGGTTGCCTGTCCCACATCGCCTTTGCAGTGTCCACCCAACCGGTTCATGGGCAAACATATACTTCTTTCTGCCCAAAAGCAACCGTCTTTGGTGGTCTCTCCGGCCTGACAATATCTTAAGTCACATGCTTCGGCCAAACCAAAAGAGACATTTGGGAGTAAAAATATCATGGAAGCCCTTATACTAAGTGTGTTCAAAGAAGAAATGAAAACCTAACAAAAAATGCTTACTTGCATCACAAGTCATAGAAACTAAACACACTTTGACATACAAAAGGCAGAAACCTTATGGAATTCGGGTATCTGTTGGACTGATACGAGCGTGGTCCAGGCAAATGACCTGTCTTTGGTGCAAGAACGAACCTAAGCTTGGAACCTGTCTAAATATCACATGTAATGGACCATTAAGCAGCAAAATTTCTAGTACCAAAGACTAGAATTAGTCTTCCTCCCAATCATTTTACCATACACTCAAAAGGGCAAATGATAACGAAATCGGACATGTGTGAAATTTGTATAAACAAAGAGTGTGGATCAAGCTAAAGGAAATGAGATGATCAATCATACAAAGCAcccacaaatttcaaataaatattgaaaagaaAGAACAAGGGACCAGTTATGTTTCCATTATATCAATTATAAAAAGTTTCAGTTCATCTAAATAAAGAAAAACCTTTTTCAGACAGAAAGGTCATTTGTCTTCAAAAGATTGATTACTACATCAAATAACACACTAAAATGGCGAATCCGCCTAGACGAGGAACCACTTTTTCGCGTTCATACCAAAATAAATCTTTCCCCTTTATAGATATTACTTTGTTTAATCAAAAATGCAAAGAGGAAAAGAATTTACAAATGTTCTTCCTGTTCTTGAACTTGTATATTCAAGCAGCATTTGTGTTTCTTAATAAACAAGAagacttttttttttgcaaatccAAAAGCCCCAAAATCAAGCTCAACAGTGGTGGGAAATATACAATGTTTAGTTCACAATCAGTCCCTTTTTTCCTTCCCACTTGACTCTCTTAAAATCTTCTAAAATAAGTAAAACTAGtaaaaagaatttcaaaaaatcctaatttttttatcaaatttctaaaATGGTGAAAAAAAAGGTCACACTGAGGATGTTTCAACAAGAACCTCATTTAGCACATCATCCTCATTGTTTGCTAATGCGAAAAGCTGTGCATCCTTCTCTTCGTCGCTGGAAAAATCGCGCCGCTCGAGCTTGTTATGTGCTGCGATAAATATCAACTTTTGAGCTTTTTCAATGCTTACCCTTGAATGTCCATGAGCTGCTATCCATCTTAACATGGACCAGTTGCATTTGAATCCACATGAAGTTGCGTGTAGGAATATAAGCCTAGCTGCAACTTTTCCGAGGAACTTGAACTCGGTTAGATACGTTTCCCATACGAGCCTACTGCTTTGCGGGTTAACAATTTTCATTTTCCCAGTGATGGGATCTCGCTCCTTCATTTGTACTGCTCGTGCATATACCGGATCAAGCCCTTCAGTTCTCCATTTCATAAGTTCCATAAGTGCAATATGAGCTTCTTCCGTTGATACAAGCCTGGTTATGAGCttgtcaacatctttttcttgctCTGGTGTCAAGCATTTGAATGGAGGAAGGTACTTTCCACTCATGTCTTTTATCAAATAAAGAGGATCGAGAATATATGCGGCGGACCAAGCTGGGTGGTAGTTCTTCTTGAACCGCCTTTCGATCACTTTCTCTACCGGACCTTCTGGAATTTGAAACTTTGAACACCATTCCTTCACTTTGGTTCTAAGTTCATCCCAAAGTGGTAAACATTGTCCAACAAGTGGTCTTTCGGTTTCAATCTCATGAGCCATTTCTTTGATCAATTTAACCAACGAATGCACCGCCTCTAAATCGTTCCAAAACCCCATATCTCGAATCATCTCCGCGACTTCCCTAGCAACTGGATCTTCCATGGATACCAACTTATACGTTTCATCGAGTAGAACCAACTGAAGTGCTTGAGAAGAGTTCAGCATATCTTCAACCATTGTGTACACCGGTCCAAATTCGTGATCACGCAAAGGCACTCTCAATAACCTAGCAATCCCACACTCCTGCAATTGATACTTTTGAAAACTACTTTGGATTTGACTGGTGCTGTTTATGAAATTTGCAACCTTCAAGGCATTCTCTGTCACTGTCTTGAACAAGGGAAGTTCCTTGGTGAAGTCCTTCATTAAACTGTTGAAACCTTGAAATTGACAAGAAAGGTTAACCATCCAATGATGCTGACTCTCTAAATTCCTTAAAGCTTTAGACTTGAATTTATCAGCAACAATCCCTGCACATTGTTGAACAGCATTCCCACAAATACCTGTTAATGTCTCCAACAAGACCTCTTCTGCATATTTAGAAGGGACTGAACCAGTAAAGAAAATTGCTTTTCTATACAAACTAGTCCCATTAGGCAAATTCACAGTCAAATTCACCAAGCTTTCTTCTCCACTAGAAAAGTTCTTAACTTTCCATCCATCAGCTGCAATTTGAAAGAACATGGCATCTCTAATCCTTGCTTCTGATTCAGCTTTCACTTCCTCGTACTTAACATCCAATCTAGACCCAACAAGCTCCCTTGTTGAAACTGGTGGTAACCCAACTTGGTTAAGAAAAGCTCTGAACTTTGGATGTTCAAGACTTGAAAATGAAACCGACCCACAACATTCATACATCCAATCAGCTAAAAAACCAACAGCACACTCAATTTGGGATTTGCTTAAAGTTGGTCCAGGTGATGCTTTAGGACTTTTTAGCTTCTTCACTCTATCTTCCAACATAGCCAAAGCACCTAAATCTTCTCTTCCACCAGACAAAACCAAATGTTGTTGTTGTGGTAACAAGTTTCCAGTTCCACCACTTGCTATCACAACCGCCCCTGGTGAGGGTGAATAAGCTAACTCCCCACAAAACCTTGATGGGTCAACAATAGCCAAAGGAGTAGCTTGATAAGAACAACCTGAACCTGAAACAGAACCAGAACCCGAAGCAACAAGGACACCACCAGCGGCTGTCACTGTAACCGAAGATGAACTTCGTTTTCTATTACTTTGTGTTGCTGTTGGAGTTGTCATCGCTGTCGGAGATGGTGAAACAGATGAAATGGGTTTAGCAAGGGAGTTAAAGTTAGGACAAGTTCCTCGCTTTAAATGTTCTGAAGCTGTTCTTGAAGGATTGGAAGCTGAGAAAACGGCGTCGCACAAAGAACACCGGAGTTTCACAGCTTTGGGAAGTCCGGTATCGGTGTTGTGAACAAGCATAGGCTCAAGATGAGCCCAATACCAAGCTCCTTTACCTTTTATTGCCTTGGTTCGAACCATGACTAACCCTTCGTATCTCTTGTGTACTGCCTTGGCAGCTAATTCATCGGCCGACACTGAGTCCGGCGGAGTAGTTGTCGTATTAGTCGTGGCAGCCATTGCAAATAAACTCGAAatgagaaaaacaaaaacaaagaaattttgGCAACGCTTCTGATTATATAAACGACAACATTTTAAGGGTTCTTGCATTTAACCGGGAAAATCCACCGGCAACGGCCGGATCTTGATTTCCCGGCGACTTTCCATGCAGTTTTTTGTTATTgagtctctctctctctttttttgaaatttcaaagtaaaaaaagaaagtgAGAGAGGTGAAATGGGTAGGGACGTAGGGTAAggtaagagaagaaaaaaaataaagagaaagaatACGAGGGAAACAGAGAGAGAATTATACAACCACGCGCTTCAACGCGCCGTCGAGATGAGCGTGGGGAACAAGTGAAAGAAGGGATAGATGTTGATGTCTTGATGTAAATTGGTGTAATGAAAGTAACACCAAAGTCCAAACGTACGAAAACATTTACTATCTGACACTGGTTGTCACCAACAGGTGATTGGAGAGTATACTTCACGCGCTTTAAAAGGGTTCTAGTTTTGGTATCACTTTCATGTTTTTcatccccctttttttttttttttttttcttttttgtgttgTTGGGGTCTTGTTTGTCCTtgtcttcttttttattttattttatttttgataattttcatattatttgaaaaataaataaatatttctttctttctttttgggcAAACAAAGTATAGCAGTATTGAGTTAAAATGGGTTTCCTTTTATTACCTGTTGGTGTTGAtgtatgtgttttttttattacaGAATATGGACATAAAAAGGGTAACCTAggaatttaatgaatttttttttccctaatttcaaccatttttccTTCTTGGTTTTGGACAGTGTTGACCAAAGTTAACCAAAACTTGGCCTTGAAAAAGTTCCACCAAACACCCTACCCCTATATAATCAAGCTTTGGTATTTttcacttttcatttttctttattttaaataattta includes:
- the LOC107920689 gene encoding uncharacterized protein; translated protein: MQEPLKCCRLYNQKRCQNFFVFVFLISSLFAMAATTNTTTTPPDSVSADELAAKAVHKRYEGLVMVRTKAIKGKGAWYWAHLEPMLVHNTDTGLPKAVKLRCSLCDAVFSASNPSRTASEHLKRGTCPNFNSLAKPISSVSPSPTAMTTPTATQSNRKRSSSSVTVTAAGGVLVASGSGSVSGSGCSYQATPLAIVDPSRFCGELAYSPSPGAVVIASGGTGNLLPQQQHLVLSGGREDLGALAMLEDRVKKLKSPKASPGPTLSKSQIECAVGFLADWMYECCGSVSFSSLEHPKFRAFLNQVGLPPVSTRELVGSRLDVKYEEVKAESEARIRDAMFFQIAADGWKVKNFSSGEESLVNLTVNLPNGTSLYRKAIFFTGSVPSKYAEEVLLETLTGICGNAVQQCAGIVADKFKSKALRNLESQHHWMVNLSCQFQGFNSLMKDFTKELPLFKTVTENALKVANFINSTSQIQSSFQKYQLQECGIARLLRVPLRDHEFGPVYTMVEDMLNSSQALQLVLLDETYKLVSMEDPVAREVAEMIRDMGFWNDLEAVHSLVKLIKEMAHEIETERPLVGQCLPLWDELRTKVKEWCSKFQIPEGPVEKVIERRFKKNYHPAWSAAYILDPLYLIKDMSGKYLPPFKCLTPEQEKDVDKLITRLVSTEEAHIALMELMKWRTEGLDPVYARAVQMKERDPITGKMKIVNPQSSRLVWETYLTEFKFLGKVAARLIFLHATSCGFKCNWSMLRWIAAHGHSRVSIEKAQKLIFIAAHNKLERRDFSSDEEKDAQLFALANNEDDVLNEVLVETSSV